A DNA window from Piliocolobus tephrosceles isolate RC106 chromosome 9, ASM277652v3, whole genome shotgun sequence contains the following coding sequences:
- the LOC111550728 gene encoding serine/threonine-protein phosphatase 6 regulatory subunit 2-like: MFWKFDLNTTSHVDKLLDKEHVTLQELMDEDDILQECKAPNQKLLDFLCRQQCMEELVSLITQDPPLDVEEKVRFKLVGELVGHVCAPSVPAFTHTSLLEDGSHAKTAELPGLPAQASCGYLTTSQSPDVNVDKPSEHHRAALSISS, encoded by the exons ATGTTCTGGAAGTTTGACTTGAACACCACGTCCCACGTTGACAAGCTGCTGGACAAGGAGCATGTGACGCTGCAGGAGTTAATGGATGAAGATGACATCTTGCAGGAGTGTAAGGCTCCGAACCAGAAGCTGCTGGATTTCCTGTGCAGGCAGCAGTGCATGGAGGAGCTGGTGAGCCTCATCACACAGGATCCGCCCCTGGACGTGGAGGAGAAGGTCCGCTTCAA GTTGGTCGGGGAACTAGTGGGCCACGTGTGCGCACCGTCTGTGCCTGCCTTCACCCACACCAGCCTGCTGGAAGATGGCAGCCATGCGAAGACCGCTGAGCTACCCGGCCTCCCAGCCCAGGCTAGTTGCGGTTACCTAACTACCAGCCAGTCCCCAGATGTGAACGTGGATAAGCCCAGCGAGCATCACAGAGCTGCCTTGTCAATTTCTAGCTGA